The following proteins come from a genomic window of Rhodoligotrophos sp. CJ14:
- the rbbA gene encoding ribosome-associated ATPase/putative transporter RbbA: MNDVAVSFEGVCHRYRKVMGLTGITLAIPSGCIAGVIGPDGVGKSTLLSLAAGVTRLQTGRLQVLGGDMRRPGNRRLARARIAYMPQGLGRNLYPTLSVAENLHFFGRLFGQAHGEREERIEELLLATGLAPFADRPVQKLSGGMKQKLGICAALIHDPDLLILDEPTTGIDPLSRRQFWDLIARMRRRRRGMSLIVATAYMEEAELFDWLAAMDAGRVVATGSPDEIKSSTGEPDFERAFGALLPPERRLAERAVPDLPLEAHDGPPAIEAENLTCRFGNFTAVDRVSFRIARGEIFGFLGSNGSGKSTTMKMLTGLLPASEGRARLFGRPLDADDMNTRRRVGYMSQSFSLYGELSVHQNLVLHARLFNVPRAERTARIDELMERFALAPVADMRPESLPLGIRQRLQLAVAVVHRPEILILDEPTSGVDPLAREQFWHSLIGLSRSEGVTIFLSTHFMSEAERCDRVSLMHAGRVLAVGSPEALKLAHGKDSLEDVFVSMLEKEAGASTATAEPDRASSPPRRAKPRIADPRRLWAYAWREALEIVRDPARLVFALAGPALLLITFGYGISFDVENLPFAVFDQDQSAQSRQLLDSFQSSRYFEERPPIASPQALDARLASGELKLAIEIPPNFGRDLLRGQQPEVAVWLDGAMPFRAETTRSYVAGVAQSYLAGQALRNSGREAAPYPISIEPRFRYNQAFRSANAIVPSVIMLMLVLIPAIMTALGVVKEKETGSIANFQATPVTKLEFLLGKQLPYVAIALLSFISLVLLTRFVFEVPIKGSLPTLVLGSLAYIFATTAFGLFLSSFVRSQVAAIFATAIVSLVPAVNFSGLLTPVATLTGAGRLIGLSFPAAWYQPVTVGVFTKGLGFEALWGNVVVLAAFAAGFLAAATLVLRKQKA, encoded by the coding sequence ATGAACGACGTGGCCGTTTCATTCGAGGGGGTCTGCCATCGCTATCGCAAGGTGATGGGATTGACCGGGATCACCCTCGCCATTCCGTCCGGTTGCATCGCGGGGGTGATCGGGCCTGACGGCGTCGGCAAGTCGACCCTGCTGTCGCTCGCGGCCGGCGTAACGCGGCTGCAAACGGGCAGGCTGCAGGTGCTTGGTGGCGACATGAGGCGGCCCGGCAACCGACGGCTCGCACGCGCCCGCATTGCCTATATGCCCCAGGGCCTCGGCCGCAACCTCTACCCGACCCTGAGCGTCGCTGAAAACCTGCATTTCTTCGGGCGACTGTTCGGCCAGGCGCATGGTGAACGCGAGGAGCGGATCGAGGAGTTGCTCCTCGCCACGGGCCTTGCGCCTTTCGCCGATCGACCCGTCCAGAAGCTTTCGGGCGGCATGAAGCAGAAGCTCGGCATCTGCGCGGCTCTGATCCACGATCCCGATCTTCTGATCCTGGATGAGCCGACCACGGGCATCGACCCGCTGTCACGGCGGCAGTTCTGGGACCTGATCGCGCGCATGCGACGTCGCCGGCGGGGCATGAGCCTTATCGTCGCCACGGCTTATATGGAAGAGGCCGAGCTTTTCGACTGGCTTGCCGCTATGGATGCCGGCCGCGTGGTGGCAACGGGAAGCCCGGACGAGATCAAGTCTTCCACCGGCGAGCCGGATTTCGAGCGGGCATTCGGGGCTTTGCTGCCGCCAGAGCGGCGTCTGGCTGAACGTGCCGTTCCCGATCTGCCGCTCGAGGCCCATGACGGCCCGCCGGCGATCGAAGCCGAAAACCTCACTTGCCGCTTCGGCAACTTCACCGCTGTCGATCGCGTCAGCTTTCGCATCGCGCGCGGCGAGATCTTCGGCTTTCTCGGCTCGAATGGCAGCGGCAAGAGCACCACCATGAAGATGCTCACCGGACTTCTGCCGGCAAGCGAAGGCAGGGCAAGGCTTTTCGGCCGGCCGCTCGACGCCGATGACATGAACACCCGCCGCCGGGTGGGCTACATGTCGCAATCGTTCTCGCTCTACGGAGAACTCAGCGTCCATCAGAACCTGGTCCTGCATGCTCGGCTCTTCAACGTGCCGCGGGCGGAGCGGACGGCGCGCATCGACGAACTGATGGAGCGGTTCGCGCTTGCGCCAGTTGCTGACATGCGCCCGGAAAGCCTGCCGCTTGGCATTCGGCAGCGGCTGCAGCTCGCGGTCGCCGTCGTTCACCGGCCAGAGATCCTGATCCTGGACGAGCCTACTTCGGGTGTCGATCCCCTCGCGCGCGAGCAGTTCTGGCACAGCCTGATCGGGCTCTCCCGAAGCGAGGGCGTCACCATCTTCTTGTCGACCCATTTCATGAGCGAGGCCGAGCGTTGCGACCGCGTATCGCTCATGCACGCGGGCAGGGTTCTCGCGGTGGGCAGCCCCGAGGCGCTTAAGCTGGCGCATGGGAAGGACAGTCTGGAAGACGTATTCGTATCCATGCTGGAGAAGGAGGCGGGGGCCTCCACGGCCACTGCCGAACCCGATCGGGCGAGCAGCCCGCCACGCCGGGCGAAGCCGCGCATTGCGGATCCGCGGCGCCTTTGGGCCTATGCCTGGCGCGAAGCTCTCGAGATCGTCCGGGATCCGGCAAGGCTGGTCTTTGCCCTGGCCGGGCCGGCGCTTCTCCTGATCACCTTCGGCTATGGCATCTCCTTCGACGTCGAGAACCTGCCCTTCGCCGTCTTCGATCAGGATCAGTCGGCGCAGAGCCGCCAATTGCTCGATAGTTTCCAGAGCTCGCGCTATTTCGAGGAACGGCCGCCGATTGCCTCTCCGCAGGCGCTGGACGCGCGCCTTGCGAGCGGGGAGCTCAAGCTCGCCATCGAGATCCCCCCGAATTTCGGGCGCGACCTGTTGCGCGGACAGCAGCCGGAGGTCGCGGTATGGCTCGACGGCGCTATGCCGTTTCGCGCCGAGACGACACGCAGCTATGTCGCCGGGGTCGCCCAGAGCTATCTGGCCGGGCAGGCCCTGCGTAACAGCGGGCGGGAGGCCGCCCCCTACCCTATCTCCATAGAGCCGCGTTTCCGCTACAATCAGGCGTTCCGCAGCGCCAATGCCATCGTGCCGAGCGTCATCATGCTGATGCTCGTGCTGATCCCGGCGATCATGACGGCCTTGGGGGTGGTGAAGGAGAAAGAGACCGGCTCGATCGCCAATTTCCAGGCGACACCCGTGACCAAGCTCGAATTCCTGCTCGGCAAGCAGCTGCCCTACGTCGCCATCGCCTTGCTGAGCTTCATTTCGCTCGTCCTGCTCACCCGGTTCGTGTTCGAGGTGCCCATCAAAGGCTCGCTGCCGACCCTGGTGCTGGGCTCGCTGGCCTACATATTCGCCACCACGGCCTTCGGCCTCTTCCTGTCCAGCTTCGTCCGCAGCCAGGTCGCCGCCATATTCGCCACCGCCATCGTGTCGCTCGTGCCCGCGGTGAACTTCTCGGGCCTCCTCACTCCCGTCGCGACGCTGACGGGTGCCGGCCGCCTGATCGGGTTGAGCTTTCCCGCCGCTTGGTATCAGCCTGTAACCGTCGGCGTCTTCACAAAGGGACTAGGGTTCGAAGCGCTGTGGGGCAACGTGGTCGTGCTGGCGGCATTTGCCGCGGGTTTCCTCGCGGCGGCAACGCTCGTCCTTCGCAAGCAGAAGGCCTGA